The genome window TCATCGACGCTCTTGAAGCGCTCTACCGGGAAACGGCGTCATGATGCATGATTATGCGGTCGTAGGGGGCGGTATCGGCGGGTGTTCGGCCGCCGCCTTGCTTCACCATCAGGGGAAAAACGTGGTCCTGATCGAAAAAGAGCCCGTCCTCGGAGGCTGCGCTTCGACCTTTTCGTACGGCGACAGCCGCTACAACGCGGGTGCCACCACCGTATCGGGATACCACGAAGGGGGTATCCTGCGCCGGTTATGCGAGACGCTGGGAGTTACCCCGAACCTCATCACCAGCGATCCGGCCATTACGATCGTCCAAAACGGCCGCACATGCATCCGTTACCGCGATCTTGAGCGTTTTTTGGAGGAAATCGAAGCGTTTTACCCCCACCCGCGTCACCGTGAATTCTGGACCCTCGTTCAAACGATCGGGCGTGATTTCTACGCGATGGAGGGGCACTATTACTCCAACCGCTCTTTTTTGGCCAAGTTGCACTCGATCCTAAGCTTCACCCCTCTCATCCACCGGTTCTGGCCCTACCTTCATACCAATGCCCGAGCCTTCATCGAGCGCTTTTACGGCGGCCTCTCGGACGAGTATCTGGATTTCCTCGAAGCCCAGATACTGATCGTCACCCAGGCCAAAAGCGATCAGGTGAGCTTCTTTACGGCCGCTTTGGCACTGGGATATACGTTTTGCGAAACCCATTACCCCCTCGGAGGGATGAGCGCCGTATGCGAAACCATCACTTCCAAAATGCATGACGTTCGATTGGGATGCGAAGCCCTTTCGATCGCTCGGCGTGAGGGTTTTTACACGATCGCTACGTCCCAGGGGGCCATTCATGCGCGCAACCTGGTCATGGCGACGTCGCATTTTGACAGCGCGCATCTCTTCAGTGACGATGCTATCCTCACCTACTACCGTAAATACGAACGGCTCAACAATCGCCAAAGCGCCTTTGTCCTCTACATGAGTGTCCGATCCGATTTGCCGTTCGCGCATCATTACCAGCTGATCGCCGAGGAGGTTTTCAAACATACCCTCTCCAAATCGCTTTTCGTATCGTTCAGCAATCCTTCCGATACCGCTATGGCACCGCAGGGACACTACCGCATCACCGCATCGGTCCATACCGATCTGCGCGAATGGGTCGGCCTACCTCCCGCTGAATACCGCGCACGGAAAAAAGAGCTTCACGATTTGCTTCGTAATTGGATTTGTGATA of Sulfuricurvum sp. IAE1 contains these proteins:
- a CDS encoding NAD(P)/FAD-dependent oxidoreductase; protein product: MMHDYAVVGGGIGGCSAAALLHHQGKNVVLIEKEPVLGGCASTFSYGDSRYNAGATTVSGYHEGGILRRLCETLGVTPNLITSDPAITIVQNGRTCIRYRDLERFLEEIEAFYPHPRHREFWTLVQTIGRDFYAMEGHYYSNRSFLAKLHSILSFTPLIHRFWPYLHTNARAFIERFYGGLSDEYLDFLEAQILIVTQAKSDQVSFFTAALALGYTFCETHYPLGGMSAVCETITSKMHDVRLGCEALSIARREGFYTIATSQGAIHARNLVMATSHFDSAHLFSDDAILTYYRKYERLNNRQSAFVLYMSVRSDLPFAHHYQLIAEEVFKHTLSKSLFVSFSNPSDTAMAPQGHYRITASVHTDLREWVGLPPAEYRARKKELHDLLRNWICDRLAIDRECVTESFAATPKTFGRYIHRTQLGGNTLSLSNLLPSLPANDTPIRGFYQVGDTSYAAQGWPGVVMGAMNLTRLIDA